In Desulfosediminicola ganghwensis, a single window of DNA contains:
- a CDS encoding FAD-dependent oxidoreductase yields the protein MVFETREKSGSVMVVGAGISGMQASLDLAESGYYVYLVEKSAAIGGVMSQLDKTFPTNDCAMUVISPKLVEVGRHLNIELLTNTEILELEGEPGNFTAKIHQSPRFVDLTKCTSCGECAKVCPVSRPNEYNEKLDFRKAIYKQYPQAIPGGYGINKEGTAPCKATCPAHVSIQGFVALINEGKYDEALKLFKQDHPFPGICGRVCHHPCESECTRTQVDQALNVRELHRFLGDYEREKGEFYMPEIEAEKRDEKIAVIGSGPAGVTAAYELLQQGYQVTIFEKQEEPGGMMRYGIPEYRLPRDILAGEIEVVQNMGAEIRCGVNFGTHVTLESLKMDGYSAVFLAIGLHAGRNLGIENEEMTGVLQGVDFLRDAASGKKVEVGKEVVVVGGGNVAVDVAQTAKRLGAENVTLICLERREEMPAWEYEIIEALEDDIKIVNSFGPRNFHIDKTTQKVSGIEFKSCKSVFDESGRFNPEYDESVCEIFNCDTVIVAIGQATDLNGIKEQGIAISRPGGLEADPVTLQTPIDWVFAGGDAFYGPKSVVDAVACGKEAAISIHRYINDMDLREDRDKVWEYVRPAIEGEGIIERIKARHLDPEVRAGNFLEVASGYNEEQARLESARCMSCGICSECYQCLDACLAGAIDHEMLPVDKDLTVGSVVLATGAKPYDPSPLSELYLYKQNPNVLTSLEFERLLSSGGPTMGHLVRPSDHKEPKKVAWLQCIGSRDNNKCGNSYCSSVCCMYAMKDAMIAKEHASEDLDAAIFYMDIRSYGKDYEMYYDRARDREGIRFVKARVHSVVENKENKNLILRFADENGLILEEEFDMLVLSVGLEVSKETLELADKLGIEVNKNNFLKSDPFNPLEATRKGIFACGTFQGPKDIPSSVTEASAAAGLAGCLIAEARGTDTKVLEVPEEIDISGQEPRVGVFVCNCGSNIAGVVDVPAVQDYSATLPGVVFTDNNLFTCSQDTQAKIKDKILEEGLNRVVVASCSPKTHAPMFMETLEACGLNRYLFEMANIRNQDSWVHTNNPELATEKAKDLVRMAVARAVTLQPLHGKVIPVNKHALVVGGGIAGMNAALDLSRQGFESTLIEKQCELGGMGKKLHHTIEGADIRNYVDKLSSQVVADEKITVLTESEIVAFEGFQGNFKTAVSAGGREAQQIEHGVIIVATGAGENTPTEHLYGEDDRVLTQSQLSDRLADKGAADLDTVVMIQCVGSRNEERPNCSRICCQAAIKNALDIKKKSPDTQVYILYRDMRMYGQMEDYYTEARQQGVLFVRYTKDKLPVTVSSDEGVLITVKDHVLQRDIEICADVLALSAGVLPNISDELVNRMKLNTNPEGYFLEAHVKLRPVDMGSDAVFLCGTAHSPQLISEAIVQANAAASRAVTFLSKDEIKLSAIKAEVFPENCVKCLTCVRSCPFEVPTFNSIKGEIEIDPALCQGCGVCACVCPRQTINLNNYKDDQITCEVETLLAEELKWTISN from the coding sequence ATGGTATTTGAGACGCGCGAGAAGAGTGGATCGGTTATGGTTGTAGGAGCAGGAATTTCAGGGATGCAGGCATCGCTCGATTTGGCTGAGTCCGGCTATTACGTTTACCTTGTAGAAAAATCTGCCGCCATCGGCGGAGTAATGTCACAGCTCGACAAAACCTTTCCGACCAACGATTGTGCAATGTGAGTAATTTCACCAAAACTGGTCGAGGTCGGCCGGCATCTGAATATTGAACTGTTGACGAATACAGAGATTCTGGAGCTTGAAGGCGAGCCCGGAAACTTCACCGCGAAAATTCACCAATCACCAAGATTTGTAGACCTGACAAAATGCACCAGCTGCGGCGAATGCGCCAAAGTCTGTCCGGTCTCCCGCCCCAACGAGTACAACGAGAAGCTCGACTTTCGTAAAGCAATTTATAAGCAATATCCCCAAGCCATTCCAGGCGGTTACGGCATCAATAAGGAAGGAACAGCCCCCTGTAAGGCTACCTGCCCTGCCCATGTCTCCATTCAGGGGTTCGTAGCACTCATCAACGAAGGAAAGTACGACGAAGCGCTCAAACTTTTCAAGCAGGATCATCCTTTCCCCGGCATCTGTGGCCGTGTATGTCACCACCCTTGTGAGAGTGAGTGTACCCGCACCCAGGTGGACCAGGCGCTGAACGTTCGGGAATTACACCGGTTCCTGGGCGATTATGAAAGAGAGAAGGGCGAGTTTTATATGCCTGAGATCGAGGCGGAGAAACGCGATGAGAAGATCGCGGTCATTGGTTCCGGCCCAGCCGGCGTGACCGCGGCGTATGAGTTATTGCAGCAGGGGTATCAGGTAACCATCTTTGAAAAGCAGGAGGAACCTGGCGGCATGATGCGTTACGGCATCCCGGAATACCGGTTGCCGCGCGATATCCTGGCTGGCGAAATCGAGGTCGTTCAGAATATGGGCGCCGAGATCAGGTGCGGGGTCAATTTCGGCACCCATGTGACCTTGGAGAGCCTCAAAATGGATGGCTACTCTGCCGTGTTTCTGGCAATTGGTCTGCATGCCGGGCGAAATCTGGGCATCGAAAACGAAGAAATGACAGGCGTTTTGCAAGGTGTCGATTTCTTGCGCGATGCGGCCAGCGGCAAAAAAGTCGAGGTCGGCAAAGAGGTCGTTGTGGTGGGCGGCGGTAACGTGGCCGTGGATGTGGCCCAGACCGCCAAGCGTCTTGGCGCCGAGAACGTGACCCTTATCTGCCTTGAGCGCAGGGAAGAGATGCCTGCCTGGGAGTATGAGATAATCGAGGCGCTGGAAGATGACATCAAGATCGTCAACAGCTTCGGTCCCCGCAATTTCCATATAGATAAAACCACTCAAAAGGTCTCCGGCATCGAGTTCAAGAGCTGTAAATCTGTCTTTGATGAGAGCGGCCGTTTCAACCCGGAATATGACGAGAGTGTCTGTGAGATATTCAACTGTGATACGGTAATCGTGGCCATCGGCCAGGCCACCGACCTGAACGGCATCAAGGAGCAGGGGATCGCAATTTCGCGACCAGGCGGCCTGGAAGCCGACCCGGTCACCCTGCAGACCCCGATCGACTGGGTCTTTGCCGGTGGCGATGCTTTCTACGGCCCGAAATCGGTGGTGGACGCGGTGGCATGCGGTAAGGAAGCGGCCATCTCCATCCATCGCTATATCAACGATATGGACCTGCGCGAAGACCGCGACAAGGTGTGGGAATATGTACGACCCGCTATCGAAGGGGAAGGAATCATCGAGCGGATCAAGGCCAGGCATCTCGACCCGGAAGTCAGGGCTGGGAATTTTCTGGAAGTTGCCAGCGGCTACAACGAAGAGCAGGCACGTCTGGAATCAGCCAGGTGCATGAGTTGCGGTATCTGTTCTGAGTGTTACCAGTGTCTCGATGCGTGTCTGGCCGGGGCCATCGACCATGAGATGCTGCCGGTTGACAAGGATCTTACCGTCGGTTCAGTAGTGCTTGCTACCGGTGCCAAACCCTACGATCCAAGCCCCCTCTCTGAGCTGTACCTGTATAAACAGAATCCCAACGTACTTACCAGTCTGGAATTTGAACGGCTGCTCTCTTCAGGTGGACCGACCATGGGACATCTGGTACGGCCATCTGATCATAAGGAACCGAAGAAAGTCGCCTGGCTGCAGTGTATCGGCTCGCGGGATAATAACAAGTGCGGCAACAGCTACTGCTCTTCCGTCTGCTGCATGTATGCCATGAAAGATGCGATGATCGCCAAGGAGCACGCCAGCGAAGACCTTGACGCTGCCATCTTCTATATGGATATTCGCTCGTACGGCAAAGATTACGAGATGTACTACGACCGGGCCCGTGACCGGGAGGGTATCCGTTTCGTCAAGGCCAGGGTTCATTCGGTGGTCGAGAACAAGGAGAACAAAAACCTTATCCTCCGTTTTGCCGACGAGAATGGCCTGATTCTGGAAGAAGAGTTCGATATGCTGGTACTCTCGGTGGGGCTTGAGGTCTCTAAGGAAACACTGGAACTGGCGGATAAGCTCGGTATTGAGGTCAATAAAAATAATTTCCTCAAGAGCGATCCATTTAATCCGCTGGAAGCTACCAGAAAAGGTATCTTTGCCTGCGGCACCTTCCAGGGACCAAAGGATATTCCGTCTTCGGTTACCGAAGCAAGTGCGGCCGCTGGTCTTGCCGGTTGTCTGATCGCCGAGGCCCGCGGAACTGATACCAAGGTGCTGGAGGTCCCGGAAGAGATCGATATCAGTGGCCAGGAACCACGGGTCGGCGTATTTGTCTGCAACTGCGGCTCGAATATTGCGGGCGTAGTCGATGTGCCGGCAGTTCAGGATTATTCAGCGACACTGCCCGGCGTGGTCTTCACAGACAACAACCTCTTCACCTGCAGTCAGGATACCCAGGCCAAGATCAAGGATAAGATCCTGGAAGAAGGGTTGAACCGGGTGGTTGTGGCCTCATGTAGCCCCAAGACCCATGCACCGATGTTCATGGAGACCCTGGAGGCCTGCGGTTTGAATCGCTATCTATTTGAGATGGCCAATATCCGCAACCAGGATTCCTGGGTCCATACCAATAATCCGGAACTTGCCACCGAAAAGGCAAAAGACCTGGTGCGCATGGCTGTGGCCCGCGCTGTTACGTTGCAACCGCTGCACGGTAAAGTTATCCCCGTGAACAAGCATGCTCTGGTGGTCGGTGGCGGTATCGCCGGCATGAACGCGGCGCTGGATCTGTCACGGCAGGGGTTTGAATCCACCCTGATCGAAAAGCAGTGCGAGCTGGGCGGCATGGGCAAGAAGCTGCACCACACCATCGAAGGTGCAGATATTAGAAACTATGTGGATAAGCTATCCAGCCAGGTTGTGGCGGATGAAAAGATCACCGTGCTCACCGAGTCGGAGATTGTTGCATTTGAGGGCTTTCAGGGCAACTTCAAGACCGCTGTCAGTGCCGGCGGCCGGGAGGCGCAGCAGATTGAACATGGTGTGATCATCGTTGCCACAGGTGCGGGCGAGAACACGCCAACAGAGCACCTCTACGGTGAAGACGACCGAGTGCTCACTCAGAGCCAGCTGAGCGACAGGCTGGCGGATAAAGGGGCTGCAGATCTTGACACCGTGGTAATGATCCAGTGTGTCGGTTCACGTAACGAAGAGCGGCCCAATTGTTCGCGGATCTGTTGTCAGGCCGCGATCAAAAATGCCCTGGATATCAAAAAGAAGAGCCCGGATACCCAGGTCTATATCCTCTATCGCGACATGCGTATGTACGGTCAGATGGAAGACTATTACACCGAGGCCAGGCAGCAGGGTGTGCTTTTCGTACGCTACACCAAGGACAAGCTTCCGGTTACCGTTTCTTCAGATGAAGGCGTGCTGATAACGGTGAAAGATCATGTGCTGCAAAGGGATATCGAGATCTGTGCCGACGTGCTGGCCCTGTCGGCAGGGGTGCTGCCCAATATCTCGGATGAGCTGGTGAACAGGATGAAGCTCAACACCAACCCTGAAGGCTATTTCCTTGAAGCGCATGTCAAACTGCGCCCGGTGGATATGGGTAGTGACGCAGTCTTCTTATGTGGCACGGCCCATAGCCCGCAGCTGATTTCGGAGGCAATCGTCCAGGCGAATGCTGCGGCATCGAGGGCGGTCACCTTCCTTTCCAAGGATGAGATCAAACTTTCGGCAATCAAGGCCGAGGTCTTCCCTGAAAATTGCGTCAAGTGTCTCACCTGTGTTCGGTCCTGTCCGTTTGAGGTACCAACGTTCAATTCTATAAAGGGCGAGATTGAGATCGATCCGGCACTCTGCCAGGGATGCGGTGTATGTGCCTGCGTCTGCCCGAGACAGACCATCAACCTCAATAACTACAAAGACGACCAGATAACCTGTGAGGTCGAAACTCTGCTGGCTGAGGAGCTGAAATGGACGATATCAAATTAA
- a CDS encoding hydrogenase iron-sulfur subunit has translation MDDIKLNIVAFCCDYUGYSAADLAGSMRLTYPTNIKIIRVPCTGKVDVTYLLKCFQQGADGVFCVGCLEGNCHYNEGNLRCRERVEYIHELLEEIGIEGERVRMYNLSSGEGPTFARYAEEMTEHIRALGPNPLRDKPRKAAEPVLDGESAGTLN, from the coding sequence ATGGACGATATCAAATTAAACATTGTAGCGTTTTGTTGCGATTATTGAGGGTACTCTGCAGCGGACCTGGCAGGTTCGATGAGGCTGACATACCCAACCAATATCAAGATCATCCGTGTTCCCTGCACCGGCAAGGTGGATGTGACCTATCTGCTCAAGTGCTTCCAGCAAGGTGCCGACGGCGTTTTTTGCGTTGGCTGCCTTGAAGGCAACTGTCACTACAACGAGGGCAATCTCAGATGCCGGGAGCGGGTCGAGTATATCCATGAGCTGCTGGAAGAAATCGGAATCGAGGGCGAACGGGTCAGGATGTATAATCTCTCTTCCGGTGAAGGACCGACCTTTGCCAGGTATGCCGAGGAGATGACCGAACACATCCGCGCTCTCGGGCCCAATCCATTGCGGGACAAACCCAGAAAAGCGGCTGAACCCGTGTTGGACGGGGAAAGTGCCGGGACTCTGAATTAG
- a CDS encoding (Fe-S)-binding protein, whose translation MYEGAIRIGGKKKSRLMDQVKQLLPEGGNLDMCLTCGACTSGCPATGLEDMDPRKLLRMAAMGMDDELLASDWPWMCTMCQRCIYVCPMKIDIPQLVFNLRALRPREERPKGILGSCDMALRSDTCSAMGASEEDWKFVVEDVAEEVRRDQPGMENLQAPMNKEGSYFYLNQNSREPMTEPDEMVPLWKILDKVGADWTYGSKGWAAENYCLFLADNKSWEHIIRVKAKAVDDLGCKVWLNTEUGHELFAVRAGLKKFNIEHNFEIASIITYYAKWIREGKLPVNSDWNKERKITFTVQDPCQLVRKSFGDPVADDLRFVVKQVVGEENFIDMAPNKSNNYCCGGGGGFLQSGFPEARREYGRLKFDQIKDTGAQYAITPCHNCHAQVHDLAEHFGGEWHTLHLWTLICLSMGMLGENERVYLGPDLAEVGL comes from the coding sequence ATGTATGAAGGAGCTATTCGAATAGGCGGTAAAAAGAAAAGCAGGTTGATGGACCAGGTCAAGCAACTGCTGCCCGAGGGCGGCAATCTTGATATGTGCCTCACCTGCGGAGCCTGTACTTCAGGCTGCCCTGCAACGGGGCTGGAAGATATGGACCCGCGCAAACTGCTGCGCATGGCCGCCATGGGCATGGACGATGAGCTATTGGCCTCTGACTGGCCCTGGATGTGCACCATGTGCCAGCGTTGTATTTACGTCTGCCCTATGAAGATTGATATTCCCCAGCTGGTATTCAACCTTCGGGCTCTACGACCACGCGAGGAGCGCCCCAAAGGCATCCTCGGTTCATGTGATATGGCGCTCAGAAGTGACACCTGCAGTGCCATGGGGGCAAGCGAGGAAGACTGGAAGTTCGTGGTGGAGGACGTAGCCGAAGAAGTACGGCGGGATCAGCCGGGAATGGAGAACCTGCAGGCGCCCATGAATAAGGAGGGCTCCTACTTCTACCTTAACCAGAATTCCCGCGAACCGATGACCGAGCCGGATGAGATGGTTCCGCTCTGGAAGATATTAGATAAGGTCGGAGCCGACTGGACCTACGGATCCAAAGGCTGGGCAGCAGAAAATTACTGTCTGTTCCTTGCCGACAACAAGAGCTGGGAGCATATCATCAGGGTGAAAGCCAAGGCGGTGGATGATCTTGGCTGCAAGGTGTGGCTCAACACCGAATGAGGTCACGAACTTTTCGCAGTCCGGGCCGGACTGAAAAAATTCAACATCGAGCATAACTTCGAGATTGCCAGCATTATTACATATTACGCCAAGTGGATACGGGAAGGCAAGCTACCGGTAAACTCCGACTGGAACAAGGAGAGAAAGATCACCTTCACAGTGCAGGACCCCTGCCAGCTGGTACGAAAATCTTTTGGCGACCCGGTAGCCGACGATCTGCGTTTTGTGGTGAAGCAGGTTGTGGGTGAAGAGAATTTCATCGATATGGCGCCGAATAAATCCAACAACTATTGCTGCGGCGGCGGTGGTGGTTTTCTGCAGTCAGGCTTCCCAGAAGCCCGGCGGGAATATGGACGTCTGAAGTTTGACCAGATCAAGGATACCGGAGCGCAATACGCCATCACCCCCTGCCATAACTGCCACGCCCAGGTGCATGATCTGGCAGAGCATTTCGGCGGCGAGTGGCACACCCTGCATCTCTGGACGTTAATATGCCTCTCCATGGGGATGCTGGGTGAGAATGAACGTGTATATCTTGGGCCGGATCTGGCTGAGGTCGGCCTGTAG
- a CDS encoding methylenetetrahydrofolate reductase C-terminal domain-containing protein, translating to MIVANRKPFAEIKEMLEGYTKVLNVGCGTCVSVCLTGGEKEVEILNTELEMARRLDDNPIDIHGHTIERQCDREYLAELDEKIAEGEFDALMSMACGVGIQFLAERYPDIPTFPAVDTSGLAVNQAVGWYEERCRSCSQCVLGFTGGICPITLCAKGLLNGPCGGTNMGNCEISNDQPCAWFRIYERLKGQDRLDAIKSINVSRGWKDQSPRDLLQPGYKKPESMAK from the coding sequence ATGATAGTTGCCAATAGAAAGCCTTTTGCCGAGATTAAGGAGATGCTTGAGGGGTATACCAAGGTCTTAAACGTCGGCTGCGGCACCTGTGTCTCTGTCTGTTTGACAGGTGGAGAGAAAGAGGTGGAGATCCTGAACACCGAGCTGGAGATGGCCAGGCGTCTCGATGACAACCCCATAGATATTCACGGTCATACCATCGAGCGTCAGTGTGATCGCGAATATCTGGCCGAGCTTGACGAGAAGATAGCAGAAGGTGAATTTGACGCGCTGATGTCCATGGCCTGTGGTGTGGGAATCCAGTTCCTGGCGGAACGATATCCCGATATCCCAACGTTTCCTGCAGTGGATACCAGTGGTCTTGCGGTTAATCAGGCGGTTGGCTGGTATGAAGAGCGTTGCAGATCCTGCAGTCAGTGTGTGCTCGGTTTTACCGGCGGTATCTGCCCAATCACCCTCTGTGCCAAAGGGCTGTTAAACGGCCCCTGCGGCGGGACGAATATGGGCAACTGTGAGATCTCAAACGATCAGCCGTGCGCATGGTTCAGGATTTATGAACGTCTCAAAGGTCAGGACAGGCTCGATGCGATAAAAAGCATTAACGTCAGCCGTGGCTGGAAAGATCAGTCTCCAAGAGATCTGCTGCAGCCGGGATATAAAAAACCGGAGAGCATGGCCAAATAG
- a CDS encoding methylenetetrahydrofolate reductase: protein MSTETKVNPKSNLEKVLTGGHFAFTGELGPPRGTDAQEVKEKARFLKGNVDSVNITDNQTAVVRMSSWAASLLILEEGLEPNYQMVCRDRNRLAMQADILGGAALGIKNMLCLSGDHQQFGDHPDAKGVFDIDSIQLIAMVKQMRDEGKFLSGGEIEHPPGMFIGAASNPFAEPFEWRVDRLAKKIEAGADFIQTQCIYNMDRFREFIHVANEEGLTDQVYILAGVTPMKSIGMARYMKSKVPGMDVPDEIIDRLKGVEKKKVADEGIRIACEQIEEFKEMKGVHGVHMMAIEWEHKVPEIAERAGVLPRPGL from the coding sequence ATGAGCACAGAAACGAAAGTAAATCCCAAGAGCAACCTGGAAAAGGTGCTGACAGGTGGCCACTTTGCTTTTACCGGAGAACTCGGTCCCCCAAGGGGTACCGATGCCCAAGAGGTAAAAGAGAAAGCCCGCTTTCTAAAAGGCAATGTCGATTCCGTCAACATCACCGATAATCAGACTGCAGTGGTGCGAATGTCAAGTTGGGCGGCATCGCTTCTGATCCTCGAAGAAGGTCTTGAGCCCAATTACCAGATGGTCTGCAGGGACAGAAACCGCCTTGCCATGCAGGCGGATATTCTGGGTGGAGCTGCCCTGGGCATAAAAAACATGCTCTGCCTCTCCGGTGACCATCAGCAGTTCGGCGATCACCCGGATGCCAAAGGTGTTTTCGACATCGATTCGATCCAGCTGATAGCCATGGTTAAACAGATGCGGGACGAAGGAAAGTTTTTAAGCGGTGGCGAAATTGAGCATCCGCCCGGGATGTTTATCGGCGCAGCTTCCAATCCTTTTGCTGAACCGTTTGAATGGCGTGTGGATCGTCTGGCCAAAAAGATTGAGGCGGGTGCAGACTTTATTCAGACCCAGTGCATCTATAACATGGATCGTTTCCGCGAATTCATCCATGTTGCCAATGAAGAGGGGCTGACGGATCAGGTCTATATTCTTGCCGGGGTAACTCCCATGAAGAGTATCGGTATGGCCAGGTATATGAAGAGCAAAGTTCCCGGTATGGATGTACCTGATGAGATCATCGATCGTTTAAAGGGGGTCGAGAAGAAGAAGGTCGCCGATGAAGGCATCAGGATAGCCTGCGAACAGATTGAAGAGTTCAAGGAAATGAAAGGGGTCCACGGCGTGCATATGATGGCGATCGAGTGGGAGCATAAAGTTCCTGAGATTGCCGAGAGGGCAGGGGTGTTACCTCGTCCGGGACTGTAA
- a CDS encoding DUF3553 domain-containing protein, whose product MSGILYAGEKVRHNKKADWGIGKIVTVEKGGVIRVIFEGNKKISIAKGSKYLTKIS is encoded by the coding sequence ATGAGTGGAATATTATATGCAGGTGAAAAAGTTCGACACAACAAGAAAGCGGATTGGGGTATTGGAAAAATTGTTACTGTAGAAAAAGGTGGTGTGATTAGAGTTATCTTTGAAGGCAACAAGAAAATATCCATCGCCAAAGGTTCAAAATATCTTACTAAGATTTCATAG